From one Pseudomonas fluorescens genomic stretch:
- a CDS encoding DUF5629 family protein, which translates to MTTLSQALESCDMLTIDGLHAFDFTFDETGLRIELMDGRVLKQWSFTPEQIGAARAEGADWLINADTGEHRLVCMSAFSASDEDEDEAPAEESADRQ; encoded by the coding sequence ATGACAACCCTCTCCCAAGCCCTCGAATCCTGCGACATGCTCACAATCGACGGCCTGCACGCCTTTGACTTCACTTTCGACGAAACCGGCCTGCGCATCGAATTGATGGACGGCCGCGTTCTTAAACAATGGTCGTTCACCCCGGAGCAGATCGGCGCCGCCCGTGCTGAAGGTGCCGACTGGCTGATCAACGCCGACACTGGCGAGCATCGGCTAGTCTGTATGAGTGCCTTTAGTGCCAGCGATGAGGACGAAGATGAAGCGCCTGCTGAAGAATCTGCTGATCGCCAGTAG
- a CDS encoding lactonase family protein: MRTKMKRLLKNLLIASSMCLTLTAQAHDLLVGSYTAGSSEGIYRYRFNSDSGQIDPTPLQILMSENPSWLTLSVDKRLLFAVNENGAGNGQVSSFAIGKDGSLKALSQVPSQGDEPTHSSLSHDQRYLFVANYGVLPAPGGSLSVLPVDRNGHLQASVQQDRHKPSGVNPERQTGPHVHSVVSSDDGEYVFASDLGADRVFVYRYDGASPTQPLSALEPVSLPPGSGPRHLLFDRDGKHAYLTLEMSAQVVAFDYQDGGKLLELQRLPLTEQTDASARAAGALHLSADGRFLYVSNRGTANELLVFAVDDKTGKLMQVQRRSVEGDHPREFTLDPTGKFLLVANQKSNQIVVIRRDPRSGLLGETVQKLDQDAPSDLKFVN, translated from the coding sequence ATGAGGACGAAGATGAAGCGCCTGCTGAAGAATCTGCTGATCGCCAGTAGCATGTGCCTGACTCTCACCGCCCAGGCTCACGACCTGCTGGTCGGCAGCTACACCGCAGGCAGCAGCGAAGGTATCTACCGTTACCGCTTCAACAGCGACAGCGGCCAGATCGATCCCACGCCGCTGCAGATTCTCATGAGTGAAAACCCGTCCTGGCTGACCCTCTCGGTCGATAAGCGCCTGCTGTTCGCGGTCAACGAGAATGGCGCCGGCAATGGCCAGGTCAGCAGTTTTGCCATCGGCAAGGACGGCAGCCTCAAGGCCCTGAGCCAGGTGCCAAGCCAGGGCGACGAGCCGACCCATTCCAGCCTCAGCCACGACCAGCGCTACCTGTTCGTCGCCAACTACGGCGTGTTGCCTGCCCCGGGCGGCAGCCTCAGCGTGTTGCCGGTAGACCGTAACGGCCACCTGCAGGCGTCGGTGCAACAAGACCGGCACAAGCCCAGCGGCGTCAACCCGGAGCGCCAGACCGGGCCGCACGTGCATTCGGTGGTGTCGTCCGACGATGGCGAATACGTGTTTGCCAGCGATCTTGGCGCCGACAGGGTGTTTGTCTACCGCTACGACGGCGCCAGCCCCACGCAGCCATTGAGCGCGCTCGAGCCGGTCAGCCTGCCGCCGGGCAGCGGGCCGCGGCATTTGCTGTTTGACCGCGATGGCAAGCATGCCTACCTGACTCTGGAAATGAGCGCGCAGGTGGTGGCTTTCGATTATCAGGACGGCGGCAAGCTGCTGGAGCTTCAGCGCCTGCCATTGACCGAGCAGACCGATGCCTCGGCCAGGGCGGCGGGGGCCTTGCACCTGTCGGCTGACGGGCGCTTTCTGTATGTCAGCAACCGCGGTACGGCCAACGAGCTGCTGGTGTTTGCCGTCGATGACAAGACCGGCAAGCTGATGCAGGTGCAGCGGCGCAGTGTCGAAGGCGATCACCCACGGGAGTTCACCCTCGACCCCACCGGCAAGTTCCTCCTGGTGGCCAACCAGAAGAGCAACCAGATCGTGGTGATCCGCCGGGATCCGCGCAGTGGCCTGCTCGGTGAAACCGTGCAGAAGCTGGACCAGGATGCCCCCTCGGACCTGAAGTTCGTCAACTGA
- a CDS encoding glutathione S-transferase, with amino-acid sequence MILYSFRRCPWAMRARLALRYAECPVEIREVSLKAKPAELLALSPKGTVPVLSAGDLVLEESLDIMRWALARHDPQDWQLAADPQAAQAADALIERNDREFKAQVNLYKYAERYPQHSREEYRAQAETWLAELNERLVHQAYLFADHPSLADAALLPLMRQFAGVEPEWFAQAPYPHVRAWLQGWLESALFKAIMAR; translated from the coding sequence ATGATCCTCTACTCGTTCCGCCGCTGCCCCTGGGCCATGCGTGCGCGCCTGGCGCTGCGCTATGCCGAGTGCCCGGTGGAGATTCGCGAAGTCAGCCTCAAGGCAAAGCCGGCCGAACTGCTGGCGCTGTCGCCCAAGGGCACGGTGCCAGTGCTGAGCGCTGGCGACCTGGTGCTGGAAGAGAGCCTCGACATCATGCGCTGGGCCCTGGCCCGGCACGACCCGCAGGACTGGCAACTGGCGGCCGACCCGCAGGCGGCGCAGGCCGCCGATGCGCTGATCGAGCGCAATGATCGCGAGTTCAAAGCGCAGGTCAATCTGTACAAATATGCTGAACGTTACCCGCAGCACTCACGCGAGGAGTACCGGGCACAGGCTGAAACCTGGCTGGCCGAGCTGAATGAGCGACTGGTGCACCAGGCGTACCTGTTCGCTGATCATCCCAGCCTGGCTGACGCGGCGTTGCTGCCGCTGATGCGCCAGTTCGCCGGGGTGGAGCCGGAATGGTTCGCCCAGGCGCCCTACCCGCACGTGCGGGCGTGGCTGCAGGGCTGGCTGGAATCGGCGCTGTTCAAGGCGATCATGGCGCGATGA
- a CDS encoding AAA family ATPase, with the protein MKILAIRLKNLASLEGPVEIDFTAEPLASTGLFAITGPTGAGKSTLLDALCLALFGAVPRLNNIGRETKLPEVDSDILTSDPRTLLRRGSGSGFAEVDFVGIDGRRYRARWETNRARDKANGKLQGSRQSLHDLDSEQLLSNQSKAEYKQLIESRLGLNFEQFTRAVMLAQSEFSAFLKADDKERSELLEKLTNTAIYSQLGRRAYSKSKEAEEAHKALQDQASGVLPMAAEARAELDQRYTQALERFKAEQAQLRQLEQQRSWLSELLQLQEQLQASSAQLHSAQQHNDSLHGERLKLARLDQLAPQRHQFARQQALTALLSPLAMSIAAQRQQHEQLHSRQQQLQDEQAKARETLAQALAQQSESAPALRQAFAEQHTLARLQQELASSATLKQQAEQASAEGQQQLLSLNEQQRLSEQRLQQIGEQLEQSVALAGLSEAWNAYRDRLQQLMQLGNRLNQGRAELPGLQQRASQAHAQLEEQRAALALLYREAEAEPEALAEQIGLLGELLQKNRQQQRQVEELSRLWSNQQDLEQRLQALRERQQAALQQREQLISEGLNGKNQLTAAEQALNVTRQLLERQRLARSQSVEELRAQLQDDQPCPVCGSQEHPYHQPEALLQSLGRHDQNEEANAQQVVDGLKKQLDELRTQLGGVNGQIKEYLHQQEQLGNQQQALLPSLEAHPLYPSLADQDASQRSNWLDLQARNLNHGISRDEQRQNALLTLQKDASRLQQQVHAAQEASQQANQHLSQQQTALASDEERLEQELASFASLLPGDILNDLRQEPAAAFMRLDQQLALRLDLLQRQKDEHQEHGERQQTLDKAQLQQQARLQKQEELQQQFTELEHQHQLSRDSLASLLGEQSSAEHWQQNLEQAVEHARQAEAQALQQLQETQARLIELAAELKAKGERQSSLEQEHHEVRAQIEQWRQGHPELDDSGLEQLLALDDNAVAQLRQGLQGSEKAIEQARTLLHERQQRLDQHQAQGNAELTREALEQSLDSLQLQLAASEQTCAELRAAQAEDQRRQLAHQALAEQIASAYSEWQRWARLNALIGSATGDTFRKIAQGYNLDLLVHHANVQLRQLARRYRLKRGGSLLGLLVLDTEMGDELRSVHSLSGGETFLVSLALALGLASMASSTLRIESLFIDEGFGSLDPESLQLAMDALDGLQAQGRKVAVISHVQEMHERIPVQIQVRRQGNGLSTVEVSG; encoded by the coding sequence ATGAAGATTCTCGCCATTCGCCTGAAGAACCTGGCCTCTCTGGAAGGCCCGGTCGAGATCGACTTCACCGCCGAGCCGCTGGCCAGCACCGGCCTGTTCGCCATTACCGGGCCCACCGGCGCCGGCAAGAGTACCCTGCTCGACGCCCTGTGCCTGGCGCTGTTCGGCGCCGTGCCGCGGCTGAACAACATCGGCCGCGAGACCAAGCTGCCGGAAGTCGACAGCGACATCCTCACCAGCGACCCGCGCACCCTGCTGCGCCGAGGTTCGGGCAGCGGCTTTGCCGAGGTGGATTTTGTCGGCATCGACGGCCGCCGCTACCGCGCACGCTGGGAAACCAACCGCGCCCGCGACAAGGCCAACGGCAAGCTGCAAGGCAGCCGCCAGAGCCTGCACGACCTGGACAGCGAGCAACTGCTGAGCAACCAGAGCAAGGCCGAATACAAGCAACTGATCGAGTCGCGCCTGGGCCTGAATTTCGAACAGTTCACCCGCGCGGTGATGCTCGCCCAAAGCGAGTTCAGCGCCTTCCTCAAGGCCGATGACAAAGAGCGTAGCGAGCTGCTGGAAAAGCTCACCAACACGGCGATCTACAGCCAGTTGGGGCGCCGCGCCTACAGCAAGAGCAAGGAAGCCGAAGAGGCGCACAAGGCCCTGCAGGATCAGGCCAGCGGCGTCCTGCCCATGGCCGCCGAGGCCCGCGCCGAACTCGACCAGCGCTACACCCAAGCGCTCGAACGGTTCAAGGCCGAACAGGCGCAACTGCGCCAGTTGGAACAGCAACGCAGCTGGCTCAGTGAGCTGTTGCAACTGCAGGAGCAACTGCAGGCCAGCAGCGCCCAACTGCACAGCGCCCAGCAACACAACGACAGCCTGCATGGCGAGCGGCTGAAGCTGGCGCGTCTGGACCAGTTGGCGCCGCAGCGTCACCAGTTCGCCCGCCAGCAGGCGCTCACTGCCCTGCTCAGCCCGTTGGCGATGAGCATCGCCGCGCAGCGCCAGCAGCATGAGCAGCTGCACAGCCGCCAGCAGCAATTGCAGGATGAACAGGCCAAGGCCCGTGAAACCCTGGCCCAGGCCCTGGCGCAACAGAGCGAAAGTGCACCAGCGCTACGCCAGGCCTTTGCCGAACAGCACACCCTGGCCCGCCTGCAACAGGAACTGGCCAGCAGCGCGACGCTCAAGCAACAGGCCGAACAGGCCAGTGCCGAAGGCCAGCAACAGCTGCTGAGCCTCAATGAACAGCAGCGCCTGAGCGAACAACGCCTGCAGCAGATCGGCGAGCAGCTTGAGCAAAGCGTGGCGCTGGCCGGGCTGAGCGAAGCCTGGAACGCCTATCGCGACCGCCTGCAGCAACTGATGCAATTGGGCAACCGCCTCAATCAGGGCCGCGCCGAACTGCCCGGCCTGCAGCAACGTGCCAGCCAGGCCCACGCCCAACTTGAAGAGCAGCGCGCCGCCCTGGCCCTGCTCTACCGCGAAGCCGAGGCCGAACCCGAGGCCCTGGCCGAACAAATCGGCCTGCTCGGCGAGCTGCTGCAGAAAAACCGCCAGCAGCAGCGTCAGGTCGAAGAGCTGAGCCGACTGTGGAGCAACCAGCAGGACCTCGAACAGCGCCTGCAAGCCCTGCGCGAACGCCAGCAGGCCGCCCTGCAGCAGCGCGAACAGCTGATCAGCGAAGGCCTCAACGGCAAGAACCAGCTAACCGCCGCCGAGCAAGCGCTGAACGTCACTCGCCAGTTGCTCGAACGCCAGCGCCTGGCCCGCAGCCAGAGCGTCGAAGAGCTGCGCGCACAGTTACAGGACGACCAGCCCTGCCCGGTCTGCGGTAGCCAGGAGCACCCGTACCACCAGCCCGAAGCCCTGCTGCAAAGCCTCGGCCGCCATGACCAGAACGAAGAGGCCAACGCCCAGCAAGTGGTCGACGGCCTGAAGAAGCAGCTTGATGAACTGCGCACCCAACTGGGCGGGGTCAACGGCCAGATCAAGGAATACCTGCACCAGCAGGAGCAACTGGGCAACCAGCAACAGGCGCTGCTGCCCAGCCTCGAAGCGCACCCGCTGTACCCGTCGCTGGCCGATCAGGACGCCAGCCAGCGCAGCAACTGGCTGGACTTGCAGGCGCGCAACCTGAACCACGGCATCAGTCGTGACGAGCAGCGCCAGAACGCCCTGCTGACCCTGCAAAAAGACGCCAGCCGCCTGCAACAGCAAGTGCACGCGGCCCAGGAAGCCAGCCAGCAGGCCAACCAGCACCTGAGCCAGCAGCAAACGGCGCTGGCCAGCGATGAAGAGCGCCTGGAGCAAGAGCTGGCCAGTTTCGCCAGCCTGTTGCCCGGTGACATCCTCAATGACCTGCGCCAGGAACCGGCCGCCGCCTTCATGCGCCTGGACCAGCAACTGGCCCTGCGTCTGGACCTGCTGCAACGGCAAAAGGACGAACACCAGGAGCACGGCGAACGCCAGCAGACCCTGGACAAAGCCCAGCTGCAGCAACAGGCACGGCTGCAAAAGCAGGAAGAACTGCAACAGCAGTTCACTGAGCTGGAACATCAGCATCAACTCAGCCGCGACAGCCTCGCCAGCTTGCTCGGTGAACAGTCCAGCGCCGAGCACTGGCAGCAGAACCTGGAACAGGCCGTGGAGCACGCGCGCCAGGCCGAAGCCCAGGCGCTTCAACAGCTGCAGGAGACCCAGGCACGGTTGATCGAGCTGGCCGCCGAGCTCAAGGCTAAAGGCGAACGCCAGAGCAGCCTGGAACAGGAACACCACGAGGTTCGCGCCCAGATCGAACAATGGCGCCAGGGCCACCCGGAGCTGGACGACAGTGGCCTGGAGCAACTCCTGGCACTGGACGACAACGCCGTGGCACAACTGCGCCAAGGGCTGCAGGGCAGCGAAAAAGCCATCGAACAGGCCCGTACCCTGCTGCACGAGCGCCAGCAACGCCTGGACCAGCACCAGGCCCAGGGCAATGCCGAACTCACCCGCGAAGCGCTGGAGCAGTCCCTCGACAGCCTGCAGTTGCAACTGGCAGCCAGCGAACAGACCTGCGCCGAACTGCGTGCCGCCCAGGCCGAAGACCAGCGCCGGCAGCTGGCGCACCAGGCCCTGGCCGAGCAGATCGCCAGCGCCTACAGCGAGTGGCAGCGCTGGGCCCGGCTCAACGCGCTGATCGGCTCGGCCACCGGCGATACCTTCCGCAAGATCGCCCAGGGCTACAACCTCGACCTGCTGGTGCATCACGCCAACGTCCAGTTGCGTCAGCTGGCTCGGCGCTACCGGCTCAAGCGCGGTGGCAGCCTGCTCGGCCTACTGGTGCTGGATACGGAAATGGGCGACGAACTGCGCTCGGTGCACTCGCTGTCGGGCGGCGAAACTTTCCTGGTCTCGCTGGCCCTGGCCCTGGGCCTGGCGTCGATGGCCTCGAGTACCCTGCGCATCGAATCGCTGTTTATCGACGAAGGCTTCGGCAGCCTCGACCCGGAATCGCTGCAACTGGCCATGGACGCCCTCGACGGCCTGCAGGCCCAGGGCCGCAAGGTCGCGGTGATCTCCCACGTGCAGGAGATGCACGAGCGCATCCCGGTGCAGATCCAGGTGCGCCGCCAGGGCAATGGCCTGAGCACGGTGGAAGTCAGCGGATGA
- a CDS encoding exonuclease SbcCD subunit D C-terminal domain-containing protein: MRLFHTSDWHLGQTLHGQERDFEHACFLDWLLGQLKLRQPDALLIAGDIFDTVNPPVKAQEQLYDFIVQAHEQQPKLNIVMIAGNHDSGSRIELPAPLMRSLRTHALGRVQWLDEGELDSERLLIPLTNAKGKVAAWCLALPFLRPAQVTGAHLGDDYLRGIAQVHEKLTAAALQRRKAGQALIAVSHAHMAGGSISEDSERSLIIGNAEALPARLFAPEISYVALGHLHKPQKVNREERIRYSGSPIPLSFSEIGYQHQILEIELDGANLVSVESRLVPRAVHLQRLGPAPLAEVLEQLAELPVVDLLDDPQRQPWLEIRVRLDEPLPDLRAQLEGALHGKAVRLVRIAADYAGNGRSEDDSSADLLELGQLTPHELFSRAWEQAYGNAVDEQTLADFALLLQDVQQEEEQP, translated from the coding sequence ATGCGTCTGTTTCACACCTCCGACTGGCACCTGGGACAAACCCTGCACGGCCAGGAACGCGACTTCGAACACGCCTGTTTTCTCGATTGGCTGCTCGGCCAGCTCAAGCTGCGCCAGCCCGATGCCCTGCTGATTGCCGGCGACATCTTCGACACCGTCAACCCGCCGGTCAAAGCCCAGGAACAGCTCTACGACTTCATCGTCCAGGCCCACGAACAGCAGCCCAAGCTGAACATCGTGATGATCGCCGGCAACCACGATTCCGGCTCGCGTATCGAATTGCCGGCGCCGCTGATGCGCAGTCTGCGCACCCATGCCCTGGGCCGCGTGCAGTGGCTGGATGAAGGTGAGCTGGACAGCGAGCGCCTGCTGATTCCACTGACCAACGCCAAGGGCAAGGTCGCCGCCTGGTGCCTGGCGCTGCCGTTCCTGCGCCCGGCGCAAGTTACCGGGGCGCACCTGGGCGATGACTACCTGCGCGGCATTGCCCAGGTCCACGAAAAACTCACCGCCGCCGCCCTGCAACGGCGCAAGGCCGGCCAGGCGCTGATTGCCGTGAGCCACGCACACATGGCCGGCGGCTCGATCTCGGAAGACTCCGAACGCAGCCTGATCATCGGCAACGCCGAAGCCCTGCCGGCGCGGCTGTTCGCCCCCGAAATCAGTTACGTCGCCCTCGGCCATCTGCACAAGCCGCAGAAGGTCAACCGCGAAGAGCGCATCCGCTACAGCGGCTCGCCCATTCCGCTGTCGTTCTCGGAAATCGGCTATCAGCACCAGATCCTCGAGATCGAGCTGGACGGCGCCAACCTCGTCAGCGTCGAATCACGCCTGGTGCCGCGTGCCGTGCACCTGCAACGCCTGGGCCCGGCACCGCTGGCCGAAGTGCTCGAACAACTGGCCGAGTTGCCGGTGGTCGACCTGCTCGACGACCCGCAGCGCCAACCCTGGCTGGAGATCCGCGTACGCCTGGACGAACCCCTGCCTGACCTGCGCGCCCAACTCGAAGGCGCCTTGCACGGCAAGGCCGTGCGTCTGGTGCGCATCGCCGCCGACTATGCCGGCAATGGCCGCAGTGAAGACGACAGCAGTGCCGACTTGCTGGAGCTGGGCCAACTGACCCCGCACGAGCTGTTCAGCCGCGCCTGGGAGCAGGCCTATGGCAACGCCGTCGATGAACAGACCCTGGCCGACTTTGCCCTGTTGCTGCAGGACGTCCAGCAGGAGGAAGAACAGCCATGA
- a CDS encoding BatD family protein: MSRVCVLVFSLFLALQVQAAALLASVDRTRLNAGETLELTLETQDVTQFGKPDLTPLDASFEVRGTRQVNSLNSLDENSANTRWIITLLPRQSGSVEIPALQLGEVHSQPISLQIQANEVSSENHGPVFIDASLDQPEVYVQAQAVLTLSIYHSVPLYDDSSLSPLQLDNAKVEPLGESRTFEKVIDGVRHGVIEMRYAIYPQQSGDLKIPALTFSATAAQNDAEQELNTPRAGKQVQVSSTPLVLTVEPIPADYPADTPWLPANSLTLEEHWSPDPAQQQTQIGDSLTRTVILQAEGLSSAQLPPLPGTEVTGLRRYPDQPQLRNQVNDRGLLGVREEREALVPTHAGRLELPSQEVVWWNTREDHLERSNLPARSLQIQDNPALSGDKPASVDPLTVQTYLLWPWQLSTLVLALTTLLGFALWWRARSQPAVLRAAQTGPSPRTLLDDLKRACQANDPQATRQALDAWARQQPETLAEMAARFVPLSDALDGLNGALYSESGQYWQGEELWRAIGTIPAAEQVQPAQSENGSLPPLYPK; this comes from the coding sequence ATGAGTCGCGTCTGCGTCCTGGTCTTCAGCCTCTTTCTCGCCCTGCAGGTGCAGGCGGCGGCGCTGCTCGCCAGTGTCGACCGCACCCGCCTGAATGCCGGCGAAACCCTTGAGCTGACCCTCGAGACCCAGGACGTCACCCAGTTCGGCAAGCCCGACCTGACGCCGCTGGACGCCAGTTTCGAGGTGCGCGGCACCCGTCAGGTCAACAGCCTCAACAGCCTTGACGAAAACAGCGCCAACACCCGCTGGATCATCACCCTGCTGCCGCGCCAGAGCGGCAGCGTGGAGATTCCGGCGTTGCAGCTGGGGGAGGTGCACAGCCAGCCGATCAGCCTGCAGATCCAGGCCAACGAGGTCAGCAGCGAAAACCACGGCCCGGTGTTCATCGACGCCAGCCTCGATCAGCCGGAAGTCTACGTGCAGGCCCAAGCGGTACTGACCCTGAGCATCTATCACTCGGTACCGCTGTACGATGACAGCAGCCTCAGCCCGCTGCAGCTGGACAACGCCAAGGTCGAGCCGCTGGGTGAGTCGCGCACCTTCGAGAAAGTCATCGACGGTGTGCGCCACGGCGTGATCGAGATGCGCTATGCGATCTACCCACAGCAAAGCGGCGACCTGAAAATCCCCGCCCTGACCTTCAGCGCCACCGCCGCACAGAATGACGCCGAGCAGGAGCTCAACACCCCGCGCGCCGGCAAGCAGGTGCAGGTCAGCTCAACGCCGCTGGTGCTGACGGTCGAGCCGATCCCGGCCGACTACCCGGCCGATACACCCTGGCTGCCGGCCAACAGCCTGACCCTGGAAGAGCACTGGAGCCCGGACCCGGCGCAGCAGCAGACGCAGATCGGCGACTCACTGACCCGCACCGTGATCCTCCAGGCCGAGGGCTTGTCCAGCGCCCAGTTGCCACCGCTGCCCGGTACCGAGGTGACCGGCCTGCGTCGCTACCCGGACCAGCCGCAACTGCGCAACCAGGTCAACGATCGTGGCCTGCTCGGGGTGCGCGAAGAGCGCGAGGCGCTGGTGCCGACCCACGCCGGCAGGCTGGAACTGCCGAGCCAGGAAGTGGTCTGGTGGAACACCCGCGAAGATCATCTGGAGCGCAGCAACCTGCCAGCGCGCAGCCTGCAGATCCAGGACAACCCAGCGCTGAGCGGCGACAAGCCAGCCAGCGTCGATCCGCTGACGGTGCAAACCTACCTGCTCTGGCCCTGGCAGTTGAGTACCCTGGTGCTGGCCCTGACCACCCTGCTCGGTTTTGCCCTGTGGTGGCGGGCACGTTCGCAACCGGCGGTACTGCGTGCCGCGCAAACCGGGCCGAGCCCGCGCACTTTGCTGGATGACCTCAAGCGCGCGTGCCAGGCCAACGACCCTCAAGCGACGCGCCAGGCTCTGGATGCCTGGGCGCGCCAGCAACCGGAAACCCTGGCCGAGATGGCCGCGCGTTTCGTGCCGCTGTCCGATGCCCTCGACGGCCTCAACGGCGCGCTGTACAGCGAAAGCGGGCAGTATTGGCAAGGTGAAGAATTATGGCGGGCCATTGGCACCATCCCGGCCGCCGAGCAGGTCCAGCCTGCGCAAAGCGAGAACGGCAGCTTGCCGCCGCTGTACCCCAAATAA
- a CDS encoding VWA domain-containing protein, whose amino-acid sequence MSEPWPQWLRPLWLIILPLLAWLLWKLWHRQKRAGRWQMILPAAFHAVLLGGGNGRDSKLPWIALGLAWVITVLALVGPSWQRLEDTRQRPADPLVILLELTPQMLADDAAPSRLEQARRKILDLLEHRRDSQTAIIVYAGSAHTLVPLSDDLATSRNLLEALDPAIMPQTGQRADLAVRKGLALLAQAGIGQGRLLLIGSALDAQERQGIVQALGRQGPSLLMLGVGSAEGAPVKQANGEFLKDDQGGILLPRLDSASLKAFINSTGGRYRSARIDDLDLRGLRLFDNPRNLRDDGQTVQLDSWADQGYWLLLPLLLLAACAGRRGWLFCLPLLLALPQPGYAFEFNDLWLRPDQQGQRLLEQQRPAEAARHFQDPQWKGLALFEAGDFNGAARQFAQGNSAADHYNRGNALARSGELEAALDAYEQALERQAELQPALANKALVEQLLQQRQAEQAPEQPPEDNPQSNPNSSDAASSSQNAQDQAAAKPPEVADEAGKPEDNANEQAQNQASGADDDDTTRPPQRPTDSSLDAEQRQALEQWLRQIPDNPAELLRRKFWYEQQQHQETHR is encoded by the coding sequence ATGAGCGAACCGTGGCCGCAATGGTTGCGCCCGCTGTGGCTGATCATCCTGCCGCTGCTGGCCTGGCTGCTGTGGAAGCTCTGGCACCGGCAAAAACGCGCCGGCCGCTGGCAGATGATCTTGCCTGCGGCCTTCCATGCCGTGCTGCTCGGCGGCGGCAACGGCCGCGACAGCAAACTGCCGTGGATCGCCCTGGGCCTTGCCTGGGTGATCACCGTACTGGCCTTGGTGGGCCCGAGCTGGCAGCGCCTGGAAGACACCCGCCAACGCCCGGCCGACCCGCTGGTGATCCTGCTTGAGCTGACCCCGCAGATGCTCGCCGACGACGCCGCGCCAAGCCGCCTGGAACAGGCCCGGCGCAAGATCCTCGACCTGCTCGAGCACCGCCGCGACAGCCAGACTGCGATCATCGTCTACGCCGGCAGTGCCCACACCCTGGTGCCGCTGTCCGACGACCTGGCCACCAGCCGCAACCTGCTCGAAGCGCTGGACCCGGCGATCATGCCGCAAACCGGCCAGCGTGCCGATCTCGCCGTGCGCAAGGGCCTTGCCCTGCTCGCCCAGGCAGGCATCGGCCAGGGTCGGCTGCTGTTGATCGGCTCCGCGCTCGATGCCCAAGAACGTCAGGGCATCGTGCAAGCCCTCGGCCGCCAGGGTCCGAGCCTGTTGATGCTCGGTGTCGGCAGCGCCGAGGGCGCGCCGGTCAAGCAGGCCAATGGCGAATTCCTCAAGGACGACCAGGGCGGCATCCTCTTGCCGCGCCTCGACAGCGCCAGCCTCAAGGCCTTTATCAACAGCACCGGCGGGCGCTACCGCAGCGCCCGCATCGACGACCTCGACCTGCGTGGTCTGCGCCTGTTCGACAACCCGCGCAACCTGCGTGACGATGGCCAGACCGTGCAACTCGACAGCTGGGCCGACCAGGGCTACTGGCTGTTGCTGCCACTGTTGCTGCTGGCCGCCTGCGCCGGCCGCCGCGGCTGGCTGTTCTGCCTGCCGTTGCTGCTGGCCCTGCCGCAGCCCGGTTACGCCTTCGAGTTCAACGACCTGTGGCTGCGCCCCGACCAGCAAGGCCAGCGCCTGCTTGAGCAGCAGCGCCCGGCCGAGGCCGCGCGGCACTTCCAGGACCCGCAATGGAAAGGCTTGGCGCTTTTCGAGGCCGGCGACTTCAACGGCGCCGCCCGCCAGTTCGCCCAGGGCAACAGCGCCGCCGACCATTACAATCGCGGCAACGCCCTGGCCCGCAGCGGTGAACTGGAAGCGGCGCTGGATGCTTACGAACAGGCCCTTGAGCGCCAAGCCGAACTGCAACCGGCGCTGGCCAACAAGGCCCTGGTCGAACAATTGCTGCAACAGCGTCAGGCCGAACAGGCACCCGAACAGCCGCCCGAAGATAACCCGCAGAGCAACCCCAACAGCAGCGACGCCGCCAGCAGCTCGCAGAACGCCCAGGACCAGGCTGCGGCGAAACCACCGGAAGTAGCCGATGAAGCGGGCAAACCTGAGGACAACGCCAACGAGCAGGCGCAAAACCAGGCCAGCGGCGCGGACGACGATGACACTACCCGGCCACCCCAGCGCCCGACCGACAGCAGCCTCGATGCCGAACAGCGCCAGGCCCTGGAACAATGGCTGCGACAGATCCCGGACAACCCGGCCGAGCTGTTGCGGCGTAAATTCTGGTATGAACAGCAACAACATCAGGAAACCCATCGATGA